A stretch of DNA from Yoonia sp. G8-12:
TCTTGCAGCACGGACGTCACGCGGTTTTCGAATGAGTTGAAGGTTTCGTTCCCCATGATTTCCGCTTTGTGCCACGCTTCCATGACTTGTGGGACGTGCGCCGCAAATTCCGCCGGTCCGGGAAACGGCACACCGTGCACATCCTCTAGCGCTTGTCCCAGATTGAAGTAATCCATTTCATTCAGGCGCGGATCAATCTGCGGTGTGTGATAGCCAATGCCCGCAGCGGTTTCCTGATGGCGTCGCAGGCTGCCGGAGATCACTTTGTCAAAGGCTCCCTCGCGCTCTGACAGGTATTCGCCTAGCCATTCGGCCTGTTGGTGCCCCAAAGAAGAAAGCTTGTCGTAGCTTTCCTCGTCGGTCGCCCCGGAATTTGCCTGCCCGTGCCGGACTAATATGATTTCGCCCATCAAGTCCCTCCTGAATTCACAGGGTTACGGGGTGTCAAAGCGGTTGGCAACGATTCAAACCTTCAGATTACGCATCGTTCGCGCCGACATCGAAGGCGTCATAGAGATATATGACTACAATGGCTGCAAATCCGGTTCAGAGGCCGGCACCCTATAGGTTTCGGTCTTTTGCGTTTTGCCACAGGCTCCCCTCTTGTTAACCGATTCTTAGCGTGGGATTGTGACGCTCAAGAGCAGCAGAAATTGCACGAGCAGGGTTTTCAGTGTCCACTACAACGCTTCTGAGTGACATCTTTGGCTTTGATGCCTTTCGGCCGGGCCAACAGGAAATCGTCGAAGCGGTTGTCGCGGGTGAAAACACGCTAGCGATTATGCCCACAGGTGGCGGTAAATCCCTTTGCTTTCAATTGCCTGCCTTGGTGCGTGGTGGTGTCACCGTCGTAATCTCGCCACTGATTGCGTTGATGCGCGATCAGGTACGCGGCCTACGTGAAGCAGGGGTTGAAGCGGGCGCGCTGACTTCTGGCAATACCCCCGAAGAAACAGATGCCGTCTGGGAAGCCTTGGAGGCAGGCACGCTCAAACTGCTCTATATGGCGCCAGAGCGGTTGGCTGCAGGTGGCACGATGAACATGCTGCGCCGTGCCGGTGTGGGCCTGATCGCGGTGGATGAGGCGCATTGCGTGAGCCAATGGGGCCATGATTTCCGCCCTGATTACCTGCGAATTGGTGAGCTGAAGCGGATGCTGGATGTGCCGCTGGCCGCGTTTACGGCCACGGCTGATGCGGAAACCCGCGATGAGATTGTCGAAAAGCTGTTTGATGGCCAGCAACCCGCTACTTTTCTGCGTGGTTTTGACCGACCCAACATCCACCTTGCCTTTGCTGCCAAAGACGGGCCGCGCAATCAAATCCTGAACTTTGCTGGTGCGCGCAAAGGCCAGTCTGGTATCGTTTATTGTGGCACACGCGCCAAAACCGAAACGCTGTCCAAGGCACTGGCCGATGCAGGCCATAGCACCTGCCATTATCACGGCGGGATGGAGGCGGATGACCGCCGCATTGTCGAACGCCGCTTTCAGCAAGAGGATGGGCTGATCGTTTGCGCCACCGTCGCCTTTGGCATGGGGATCGACAAACCCGATATCCGTTGGGTTGCCCATGCCGACCTACCCAAATCTATTGAGGCCTATTATCAGGAAATTGGCCGCGCCGGGCGTGATGGCGATCCTGCGGAAACACTCACGCTGTTTGGACCTGATGATATCCGCTACCGTCGCCAACAGATTGATGAGGGGCTGGCTCCACCCGAACGCCGTGCCGCCGATCATGGGCGTTTGAACGCGCTCTTGGGTCTGGCAGAGGCGCTGCGCTGCCGTCGTCAGAACCTGCTAGAGTACTTTGGCGAAAACCCCGGGCCCTGTGGGAACTGCGATCTTTGCGACAAACCGGCAGAGGTCTTTGACGGTACCACCGCCGTGCGCATGGCGCTGTCTGCGGCCTTGCGCACCGAAGAATGGTTTGGCGCGGGGCATTTGATCGACATTCTGTTGGGCACCCCCACAGATAAGATCATGCAGCGTGGCCATGATAGCCTGCCTACCTTTGGTGTTGGCAAGGACTATGACAAACGCCAGTGGCAGGCGATTTTCCGGCAGATGATGGGGCATGATTTGCTGCGTCCTGATCGCGACCGACACGGCGCGTTGCGCATGACAGATCATGCGCGCCCCATCCTGCGCGGTGAGGCGACGATCGAGCTGCGCCGCGATACGATAAAGGCTGCGCGCGGATCAGGCCCCAAAGTGCGGATGCTGGTCAGCGAAGAAGACGCGCCGCTGTTGTCGGCCCTCAAGGCCAAGCGCCGCTTTCTGGCGGAACAGGCGAATGCGCCCGCCTATATCATTTTCAACGACCGCACCTTGATTGAGATGGCTGAAAAGCGGCCCATGACCCTTGATCAGATGGCCCATATCGGTGGCGTTGGTGCAAAGAAACTGGCGACTTATGGACAGGATTTTCTGACGGTAATCGTTGGTGCAACCGAAGAGGTGCACCCGATGCGCCGCAAACTTGCGGGGCGCGATGAGGGGGCGGTCTATGATCGGCTGATGCAGGCGCAGGCAGTGTTGACGCGTGGCCCGCATGGCGCGGATAAACCGATGAGTTGTTCTGCCTCGATGCTGGCTAAGGTCGCGCAGATGCGCAATGCCGATATGGATAACCTGACCCGTGTCATTGGCGACAAATACGCCGAAAGGTTTGGCGAGGCATTTTTAGAGGTGCTAGAAGCCGGTTAAACGCAAAGAGGAGACGATCATGCGCGCGATCACCTACACCGCCTTTGGACCGGCCGCCGATGTCCTGACCCTAGAGGACCTGCCCACGCCAGACCCCATGACAGGCGAGGTTTTGGTCCGCTTGCACACATCAGGGGTAAACCCGTCTGACATCCGCGCCCGCGCAGGCGGCCGCCCCGGCGTGACCAAGCCGCCCTTTCCCAAGATCATCCCCCACAGCGATGGTGCAGGTGTCATCGAAGCGGTTGGTGATGGTGTGTCGCCGGATCGGATCGGTCAGCGTGTCTGGGTCTGGAACGGCGCGTGGCAGCGCGCCTTTGGTACTGCCGCTGAATATATCGCCCTCCCCGCCGCGCAGGCTGTTCCTTTGCCTGATGCGGTTTCCTTCGCAACAGGCGCTGCGCTGGGCATCCCGGGGCTGACGGCGGTTCACGCCGTCCTTGGACAGGGTTCTGTTGAGGGCAAAACCGTCCTTGTCAGCGGTGGTGCGGGCACCGTGGGCCATTTGGCTGTGCAGGTCGCTGCTGCCTCTGGTGCGCAGGTTCTTGCGACGGCACGGGGTGCGTCTGCGATGCAAGCCGCTAAGGATGCAGGGGCGGCGGATGTCTTTGATTATTCCGCCGTAGACCTTGGCGCGCAGATCATGGACGCCACCGGTGGGAAGCCCATTGACCATATTGCCGAAGTTGAGTTTGGCAAAAACGCTAGAACAATCTCTGAGGTCATCGCCGAGAATGGCACGGTGGCAGCCTATGGTTCGGCCAAAGACATGACGCCAGCGATTCCCTTTTATCCGCTGATGTTCAAGGCGGTGAAGATCAATCTGGTGCTGGTCTATCTGTTGACGTCGGAAGAGCGGGAAAAAGCCACTGGTCAATTGAATGATCTGCTCGTCCGCGATGCACTGAACATCCGCATCTCGGATACGCTGGGTCTGGACCAATGTGCCACTGCACACGACATCATCGCACGCGGTGATCGCGCAGGCTCTGTCATTCTGACACTCTAGATTGACCCGCCGCTAGCTTCGCTCTAGCAAGCGCACATTCTGACAAAGGGCAAAGACATGGCACGCAGACGCAAAGGTCGCGATATTTCGGGTTGGTTGGTGGTGGATAAACCTGCCGGCATCACATCAACTGCGGTCGTCAATAAGGTGCGCTGGGCGCTTGATGCCAAAAAGGCCGGTCATGCAGGTACGCTTGATCCTGAAGCAACCGGTGTTCTGGCCGTCGCATTGGGCGAGGCGACCAAGACGGTGCCTTACATCACCGATGCCTTGAAGGCCTATACTTTTACCGTACGCCTTGGTCAGGCCACAAACACCGATGATGCCGAGGGCGAGGTGATTGCAACCTCTGATCTGCGCCCCGATGATGCGGCGATCAAGGCTGCGCTGGGTGCCTTTGTTGGTGACATCATGCAGGTTCCGCCACAGTTCTCTGCTGTAAAGGTGGATGGTGAACGCGCCTATAAAAAGGCCCGCGACGGTGAAGAAATGGATCTTGCTGCGCGCCCTTTGTGGGTGGAGGAACTGTTGCTGATAGACCGCCCCAATGCCGATCATGTCGTCCTGGAAATGACGTGCGGCAAGGGTGGTTACGTGCGTTCCATCGCCCGCGATCTGGGCGATGCGCTGGGCTGTAAGGCGCATGTCAAGTCGCTGCGGCGTGTGTGGTCTGGTCCGTTTCAGGCCGCGGATGGGGTGACTTTGGAACAAGTTGATGCATTGGCCAAAACACCCGAACTTGATGCGTTCATACAACCCTTGGAAGTGGGGCTAAGCGACCTGCAAGAGGTGCGTTGTTTGGCGGAAAGTGTTGCCAAGCTACGCAATGGCAATCCGGCGTCTGTGATCGCGACAGGTGTCGATTTCGGCGATGAAGTCTGGGCCTCATATGAGGGCAAGGCGATTGCGGTTGGCACCTATCGCGGCGGTGAAATCCAGCCGTCGCGCGTGTTTGTCGCCTGATCCTTTGATCACGCGGACACATATCAAAGACGACGCGCCTTCGACGGCTACTTACTCTGACTGTGAACGCTACCGCTATGCGTTGACCCGCACGTGGGATGCGCAGGGCAAGCGGGTTTTGTTTGTCATGCTGAACCCGTCCAAGGCGACCGAGGTGCAGAACGACCCGACAGTGGAACGTTGCGAAAGACGTGCCCGCGCTCTGGGCTTTGGCGCGTTTCAGGTGACCAACATTTTTGCTTGGCGCGACACTGACCCGTTTCAGATGCGCAAGGCGCCTGATCCGGTAGGTCCCGAGAACGATACCGCTATCCGCGAAGGTGCGGCTTGGGCCGATCAGATTATCGCGGCTTGGGGTACCCATGGCGCGCACTTGGATCGCGGCCCGCAGACCGAGGCGCTCTTGCGCGATGTGGGCAAGCCGCTCTTTTCCCTTGGGCTGAGCAAACATGGGCATCCCAAGCACCCGCTCTATATCAGCTATGCGCAACAACCGATCCTTTGGGATGCTGGTTAAAACCGCACGCGTTAACCATTTGTTCAGAATTTGAAGGTTTCCGCATGTGCCGCATGTTATCACGTCGCCCTGAGGGTCGGGGGCGACTCGTGGATGACAGGTTTTTGAAATGCTTGCTCTGTTTGGATTGATGGGGGTCGCAATGTCGGCGATCGTGATGTTGGACACAGATGAGGCCTCCGAGCCTACGGATGACGGGATCGCGGATGAGGACGATCCCAGTATCGAGATTGAGCCGATTGACGAGCTGATCGACCCCGGCGACGCAAACACCGTGATATTCTCGGGCGCTCTGGACGACATTGTCCTGACGGGTGCAGGCAATGATTATCTGCATGGCGAAGACGGAGACGATTATTTGGCCAGTGGCGCTGGTGATGACACTTTGCAGGGCGGGCGTGGTGACGATGTCCTTGTTGGCGGTGCGGGTAATGATCTGTTGAACGGTCATATTGGCGATGATGTGCTCAGTGGCGGTGCGGGCGACGATGCGCTGAACGGCGGCAGCGGCGATGATGTATTGATGGGTGACGCCGGTGATGATGCGCTGCTTGGCTCTTTGGGCGATGATCGTTTGGTTGGTGGTGCTGGTGCTGACACGCTGCACGGCGGGTCAGGCAATGACATCCTCTATGATCGGGGGGATGAAGATGCCGACTACCTTAATGGTGGTACCGGTAATGATGTTTTGATGGGTGGTGCGGGCGATAATCTGCATGGTGGAACAGGGGCCGATACTTTTGCGCTGTTGCATGGGAACGACGTGTTCGTCGAAGATTTTGACGCAGGACAGGACGTGATCGAGATCACCTATGAGGGTGCGCTGCCCCTGTTGCGGACGGCCGAAACAGATGATGGATTGGTTCTTTTCGCCGATGATGCGATTGTTGCGACTTTCCCTGATCTGGCAGATCTGGATGTGACACGGATTGTGCTTATTGCCACGTAACAAATCCCTTTCCTTTTGCGCAGAATCCCCCTAAACGCACGCATCTGCGCGGGTTTGCCCGCACGGACCCTCCACGGGCCTTTCTGGACGACATCCCGGATCGTGCCATTAACCCTTGATACAAAGGAGACCCCGATGTCGATTACTGCTGAAGACAAAACACGGATCATGAAGGAATTTGCAACCAAAGAGGGCGACACTGGTTCCCCCGAGGTGCAAGTCGCTATCCTGTCCAGCCGCATCGCGACACTGACAGAGCACTTCAAGACCCACAAAAAAGACAACCACGGTCGCCGTGGTCTGCTGAAAATGGTTGCGCTGCGTCGTAAGCTTTTGGACTACACCAAAGCCAAGGACGAAGCCCGCTACCAAAGCCTGATCGAGCGTCTGGGCCTGCGTCGCTAAGGCGATACGATCGAGAACGGATTACGGAAAGCGCCCGCCATTTGGTGGGCGTTTTTTGTTTTGGGCGGGGTGCAGCTTGGCGAAGAAAGCCGACCTGTGTGAAGTAACTGGCAGTCATCGTCAGAAATTTATTGGGCCTGCCGATGGCCTCTATTCTTATAGTCATAGTTGGCCGGTATCCTTAAGCTAGGAATTCTTTAAACACTGGGAGCGAAAAAATGACTGATACCATCAGTGAATTGGTGAGCCGTATTCGCAGCATGGAAGAAGAGCTTGAACAAGAACTTGAGCGTCATCGCCGTGAATTCCGCTATCATATCAAGAGGGGTCGGGTCATATTTGAGCGCGAAGTGCGGCAACGGCATCAGGTGCTCAGGCGAAAGTTACTATCCTATGTGGCCGGTGCACGACCTCTTGTCGTAGTTACCGCACCTGTCATTTATTCAGTGATATTTCCGTTTGTTTTGCTGGATCTATTCGTGACACTTTATCAGGCAATATGTTTTCCAGTTTACGGGATCAAAAAAGTTCGCCGTGCTGATTTCATTACCTTCGACCGTAAGCATCTTTCTTATCTGAACGGGCTTGAAAAGCTCAACTGCATGTACTGCTCATACGGCAACGGTTTGTTGGCTTACTCTGTAGAAATCGCTGGTCGTACCGAGAAATACTGGTGTCCGATTAAACACGCAAAACGGATGGCAGGCGCGCATCGCTACTATCCCGAATTCTTGGAATATGGAGATGCAGAGGGTTATCACCAGCGCCAAAGATCATCTGACACGGCAACGACAAGGCCATGACGTTTGCTGATAGCCGGTCTATGCCCAAACCTGCCATTCGTGCCCTCCCCTTCCCAAACGCCTCAATCTGCGATAAGCCCCAAAAATCTTGAAAGACTGGCGCCCGCATTCCAGCGCCTGACCAAAGAAGATACCGGGATGAGGGGGAATACGCCCCCTACGCAAAAGGCCGCGAAAATGGCCAACTAGGAAAACATCATGTTTAATGAAGTGAAGAAATCAATTCAGTGGGGCGAAGAAACGCTGACACTGGAAACGGGCAAGGTTGCCCGCCAAGCCGATGGCTCTGTCATCGCAACATTGGGCGAAACCAGCGTTATGGCGAACGTGACTTTCGCACGCCAGCAAAAGCCCGGTCAGGACTTTTTCCCGCTGACCGTCCACTACCAAGAAAAGTATTACGCTGCCGGTAAAGTACCAGGTGGCTTTTTCAAGCGCGAAGCGCGTCCCACTGAAAAAGAGACGCTGACATCCCGCCTGATCGACCGCCCAATTCGCCCGCTGTTCGTCCCCGGCTTCAAAAACGAAGTTCTGGTGATGTGCACCGTGCTGTCGCACGACATGGTCAACGACCCCGACATGGTTGCGATGATCGCGGCCTCTGCGGCGCTGACCATCTCTGGCGCGCCGTTCCGTGGTCCGATTGCTGCGTGCCGCGTTGGTTTTGAGGATGGCGAATACATCCTGAACCCCGAAATCGACGACATGCATAACCTGCGCATGAACCCGGAGCAGCGTTTGGACCTTGTTGTTGCCGGCACCAAAGACGCCGTAATGATGGTGGAATCCGAAGCCTACGAGCTGTCCGAGGACGAAATGCTGGGTGCGGTCACATTCGCACACCAGCAGATCCAGCCTGTGATCGACTTGATCATTGATCTGGCCGAAGATTGCGCAAAAGAGCCGTTTGATTTCCAGCCGGTTGATTACTCGGATCTGTCCGCAGCTGTCAAAGCCGCTGGCGAAGACAAGATGCGCGCCGCCTATGCAATCACCGACAAGCAAGAGCGGACTGCTGCCGTTTCAGCCGCCAAGGCTGAGATTGTTGAGGCTCTGACAGAAGAGCAGCAGGAAGATGGCAACCTTGGTGCGGCCCTGAAGAAGCTGGAATCCAGCGTTTTGCGTGGCGATGTCGTGAAGAACGGCAAGCGTATTGATGGCCGTGCGCTCGACACGATCCGTCCGATCGTTTCCGAGACAGGTATCCTGCCACGGACACACGGGTCTGCCTTGTTCACACGTGGCGAAACCCAAGGTCTGGTTGTGACCACATTGGGCACCGGCGACGACGAGCAGATGATCGACGCGCTGACCGGCATGTATAAATCCAACTTCATGCTGCACTATAACTTCCCTCCCTATTCGGTTGGTGAAGTTGGCCGCG
This window harbors:
- a CDS encoding NADPH:quinone reductase, which gives rise to MRAITYTAFGPAADVLTLEDLPTPDPMTGEVLVRLHTSGVNPSDIRARAGGRPGVTKPPFPKIIPHSDGAGVIEAVGDGVSPDRIGQRVWVWNGAWQRAFGTAAEYIALPAAQAVPLPDAVSFATGAALGIPGLTAVHAVLGQGSVEGKTVLVSGGAGTVGHLAVQVAAASGAQVLATARGASAMQAAKDAGAADVFDYSAVDLGAQIMDATGGKPIDHIAEVEFGKNARTISEVIAENGTVAAYGSAKDMTPAIPFYPLMFKAVKINLVLVYLLTSEEREKATGQLNDLLVRDALNIRISDTLGLDQCATAHDIIARGDRAGSVILTL
- a CDS encoding calcium-binding protein, whose amino-acid sequence is MLALFGLMGVAMSAIVMLDTDEASEPTDDGIADEDDPSIEIEPIDELIDPGDANTVIFSGALDDIVLTGAGNDYLHGEDGDDYLASGAGDDTLQGGRGDDVLVGGAGNDLLNGHIGDDVLSGGAGDDALNGGSGDDVLMGDAGDDALLGSLGDDRLVGGAGADTLHGGSGNDILYDRGDEDADYLNGGTGNDVLMGGAGDNLHGGTGADTFALLHGNDVFVEDFDAGQDVIEITYEGALPLLRTAETDDGLVLFADDAIVATFPDLADLDVTRIVLIAT
- the truB gene encoding tRNA pseudouridine(55) synthase TruB, which gives rise to MARRRKGRDISGWLVVDKPAGITSTAVVNKVRWALDAKKAGHAGTLDPEATGVLAVALGEATKTVPYITDALKAYTFTVRLGQATNTDDAEGEVIATSDLRPDDAAIKAALGAFVGDIMQVPPQFSAVKVDGERAYKKARDGEEMDLAARPLWVEELLLIDRPNADHVVLEMTCGKGGYVRSIARDLGDALGCKAHVKSLRRVWSGPFQAADGVTLEQVDALAKTPELDAFIQPLEVGLSDLQEVRCLAESVAKLRNGNPASVIATGVDFGDEVWASYEGKAIAVGTYRGGEIQPSRVFVA
- a CDS encoding histidine phosphatase family protein produces the protein MGEIILVRHGQANSGATDEESYDKLSSLGHQQAEWLGEYLSEREGAFDKVISGSLRRHQETAAGIGYHTPQIDPRLNEMDYFNLGQALEDVHGVPFPGPAEFAAHVPQVMEAWHKAEIMGNETFNSFENRVTSVLQEAAQPGVRVLCVTSGGVIGMIIRHLLDLNPTRMAHVLLPIMNSSLHRIHVIPQGPILASFNAIPHLDRDDRLHARTHY
- the pnp gene encoding polyribonucleotide nucleotidyltransferase, translated to MFNEVKKSIQWGEETLTLETGKVARQADGSVIATLGETSVMANVTFARQQKPGQDFFPLTVHYQEKYYAAGKVPGGFFKREARPTEKETLTSRLIDRPIRPLFVPGFKNEVLVMCTVLSHDMVNDPDMVAMIAASAALTISGAPFRGPIAACRVGFEDGEYILNPEIDDMHNLRMNPEQRLDLVVAGTKDAVMMVESEAYELSEDEMLGAVTFAHQQIQPVIDLIIDLAEDCAKEPFDFQPVDYSDLSAAVKAAGEDKMRAAYAITDKQERTAAVSAAKAEIVEALTEEQQEDGNLGAALKKLESSVLRGDVVKNGKRIDGRALDTIRPIVSETGILPRTHGSALFTRGETQGLVVTTLGTGDDEQMIDALTGMYKSNFMLHYNFPPYSVGEVGRVSGPGRREIGHGKLAWRALQAVLPAPTDFPYTIRLVSEITESNGSSSMASVCGGSLSMMDAGVPLKAPVAGVAMGLVMEDDGEYAILSDILGDEDHLGDMDFKVAGTENGITSLQMDIKIAGITPEIMKKALEQAKAGRLHILGEMSKAITGAQEFSVHAPKIETMQIPTDKIREVIGSGGKVIREIVETSGAKVDINDDGVIKLASNDAEAIKRAYDMIHSIVAEPEEGVIYKGTVVKLVDFGAFVNFFGKRDGLVHVSQIENKRLNHPSDVLKEGQEVWVKLLGFDDRGKVRLAMKMVDQETGKEITKEEAAE
- the recQ gene encoding DNA helicase RecQ, with product MSTTTLLSDIFGFDAFRPGQQEIVEAVVAGENTLAIMPTGGGKSLCFQLPALVRGGVTVVISPLIALMRDQVRGLREAGVEAGALTSGNTPEETDAVWEALEAGTLKLLYMAPERLAAGGTMNMLRRAGVGLIAVDEAHCVSQWGHDFRPDYLRIGELKRMLDVPLAAFTATADAETRDEIVEKLFDGQQPATFLRGFDRPNIHLAFAAKDGPRNQILNFAGARKGQSGIVYCGTRAKTETLSKALADAGHSTCHYHGGMEADDRRIVERRFQQEDGLIVCATVAFGMGIDKPDIRWVAHADLPKSIEAYYQEIGRAGRDGDPAETLTLFGPDDIRYRRQQIDEGLAPPERRAADHGRLNALLGLAEALRCRRQNLLEYFGENPGPCGNCDLCDKPAEVFDGTTAVRMALSAALRTEEWFGAGHLIDILLGTPTDKIMQRGHDSLPTFGVGKDYDKRQWQAIFRQMMGHDLLRPDRDRHGALRMTDHARPILRGEATIELRRDTIKAARGSGPKVRMLVSEEDAPLLSALKAKRRFLAEQANAPAYIIFNDRTLIEMAEKRPMTLDQMAHIGGVGAKKLATYGQDFLTVIVGATEEVHPMRRKLAGRDEGAVYDRLMQAQAVLTRGPHGADKPMSCSASMLAKVAQMRNADMDNLTRVIGDKYAERFGEAFLEVLEAG
- the rpsO gene encoding 30S ribosomal protein S15 codes for the protein MSITAEDKTRIMKEFATKEGDTGSPEVQVAILSSRIATLTEHFKTHKKDNHGRRGLLKMVALRRKLLDYTKAKDEARYQSLIERLGLRR
- a CDS encoding DUF1643 domain-containing protein; this encodes MITRTHIKDDAPSTATYSDCERYRYALTRTWDAQGKRVLFVMLNPSKATEVQNDPTVERCERRARALGFGAFQVTNIFAWRDTDPFQMRKAPDPVGPENDTAIREGAAWADQIIAAWGTHGAHLDRGPQTEALLRDVGKPLFSLGLSKHGHPKHPLYISYAQQPILWDAG